A window from Cryptomeria japonica chromosome 1, Sugi_1.0, whole genome shotgun sequence encodes these proteins:
- the LOC131043621 gene encoding ABC transporter G family member 6 yields the protein MSQKYEEAEYPIKRGDSMMSFEDFVSVNNDGENQSAAGSWSLRHQGRSLRDFLQSNRNDHHAVEMMESIHSNLPPALPFILRFRNLTYSVSTRTRFSKNRLQAADRIENLQHKLVLNDVSGEARDGELFAVLGQSGSGKSTLIDALAHRISKDSLKGTVTLNGEPLGGRVLRSISAYVMQDDLLFPMLTVKETLMYAAEFRLPRSCTWEKKRGRVEVLIDQLGLRAAAGTIVGDEENRGVSGGERRRVSIGIDIIHDPILLFLDEPTSGLDSTSAFMVVKTLQRIARTGSVVIMSIHQPSYRILGLLDRLILLARGQTVFSGSPDRLMPYFAEFGHPIPENENSTEFALDLIQELDASDGGVKPLVEFFKSWRRTPKYGEISDVHTRSLNETINASIARGKLVTESNSSGQVADFANPPWVEMSVLIRRAFMNIRRTPALFLMRLATVMVTSFMLATIFWKLDHSPQGIRERLGFFAFAMSTTYYCCADALPIFLQERFIFMRETAYNAYRRSSYVFAQTLVQIPSMVILAVAFAVTTFWAVGLGGGLSGFGFFVLVLIASFWSANSFVTFLSGAVTNLMISYTIVVALLAYFLLLSGFFITRSRIPPYWIWFHYISLIKYPYEAVLQNEFGRADECFARGTQVFDGTPMASLSPQLQMSFLALLRSQTNINITATTCVTKGSDVLSAQDVTQLDKWMCVLVTFCWGFFFRFLFYISLLLGSKNKRH from the exons ATGTCGCAGAAGTATGAGGAAGCTGAGTACCCAATTAAGCGCGGGGATTCCATGATGTCTTTCGAGGACTTTGTGAGCGTGAACAATGATGGCGAGAACCAGTCCGCCGCCGGATCATGGAGTCTTCGACACCAGGGTAGGTCGCTCCGAGATTTTCTTCAGTCGAATCGGAACGATCACCATGCTGTCGAAATGATGGAAAGCATCCATTCTAATCTTCCACCGGCGCTGCCGTTTATACTGAGGTTCAGGAATCTCACTTACAGTGTTTCGACCAGGACTCGTTTCAGTAAGAACCGGCTACAGGCCGCCGACCGGATCGAGAATTTGCAGCACAAGTTGGTTCTGAACGACGTTTCGGGCGAGGCGAGAGATGGCGAACTGTTTGCTGTTTTGGGGCAGAGCGGGTCTGGGAAGTCGACGTTAATTGACGCGCTTGCGCACAGAATTTCGAAAGACAGTTTGAAGGGGACAGTGACTCTCAACGGTGAGCCACTCGGCGGGCGGGTGCTGCGCAGTATTTCGGCTTATGTTATGCAGGACGATTTGCTTTTCCCGATGCTCACTGTTAAGGAGACGCTCATGTATGCGGCTGAGTTTCGACTGCCGAGGTCGTGTACTTGGGAGAAAAAGCGCGGGCGGGTCGAAGTTTTGATTGATCAGTTGGGTCTCCGGGCTGCTGCGGGGACAATTGTGGGCGATGAGGAAAATCGGGGTGTTTCTGGTGGAGAGAGGCGGCGGGTTTCTATTGGGATTGATATTATTCATGACCCCATTTTGCTCTTTCTTGATGAGCCCACCTCTGGTTTGGATTCGACCAGTGCTTTCATGGTTGTGAAGACTTTGCAGCGGATTGCAAGGACGGGTAGTGTGGTTATCATGTCGATTCATCAGCCCAGTTATAGGATTCTTGGCCTCCTTGATCGGCTCATCCTTTTGGCTCGTGGCCAGACTGTTTTCAGCGGCTCGCCTGACCGGTTGATGCCTTACTTTGCAGAGTTTGGGCATCCTATTCCGGAGAATGAGAACAGCACGGAGTTTGCTTTGGATTTGATACAG GAACTGGACGCATCTGACGGGGGAGTAAAACCACTGGTGGAGTTCTTCAAGTCATGGAGAAGGACCCCAAAATACGGAGAAATATCAGACGTTCACACGAGGAGCCTGAACGAGACCATAAATGCGAGCATAGCGAGAGGAAAACTGGTAACAGAGTCAAACTCCTCAGGCCAAGTAGCCGATTTTGCAAACCCACCATGGGTAGAAATGTCAGTTCTAATAAGGAGGGCCTTCATGAACATCCGCCGCACGCCGGCACTCTTCTTGATGCGCCTAGCAACAGTAATGGTCACAAGCTTCATGCTGGCCACCATATTCTGGAAGCTAGACCACAGTCCCCAAGGCATAAGAGAGCGACTGGGCTTCTTCGCATTTGCCATGTCAACAACCTACTATTGCTGTGCCGACGCCCTGCCCATTTTCCTGCAAGAGCGCTTCATTTTCATGCGGGAAACGGCCTACAATGCATATCGACGCTCTTCCTACGTGTTTGCACAGACCCTGGTTCAGATACCATCGATGGTGATTCTTGCGGTCGCTTTCGCCGTCACTACTTTTTGGGCCGTCGGTTTGGGTGGCGGGCTATCGGGCTTCGGCTTCTTCGTCTTGGTTCTCATTGCCTCCTTCTGGTCGGCCAATTCCTTCGTCACTTTTCTCTCTGGGGCAGTCACAAATCTGATGATCTCTTACACCATTGTAGTCGCTCTTCTGGCCTATTTCTTGCTCCTTAGTGGGTTCTTCATTACTCGGAGCAGGATCCCACCATACTGGATTTGGTTTCATTACATTTCTCTGATAAAGTATCCTTATGAAGCTGTGCTTCAGAATGAGTTTGGGAGGGCCGATGAGTGCTTTGCTAGGGGAACTCAGGTCTTCGACGGGACTCCTATGGCCAGTCTTAGCCCTCAGCTTCAGATGTCTTTTCTTGCTCTTCTTAGGTCGCAAACTAATATCAACATTACTGCGACTACTTGCGTTACCAAGGGGTCTGATGTTCTGAGCGCGCAGGACGTCACGCAGCTTGATAAATGGATGTGTGTCTTGGTCACTTTCTGCTGGGGTTTCTTCTTCAGGTTCTTGTTCTACATTTCCCTTCTGCTTGGCAGCAAAAACAAGAGGCATTGA